One Erinaceus europaeus chromosome 5 unlocalized genomic scaffold, mEriEur2.1 SUPER_5_unloc_1, whole genome shotgun sequence genomic region harbors:
- the LOC132536104 gene encoding basic proline-rich protein-like, whose amino-acid sequence MAPVPSADRADSVPDCCCLSLLSSGPEASSVGLPLGVFGWTIDVLAGSLPQDSVSLSDSRSCQWLCDRQTHGQCSGQWRCVLASRAPTPRRHALPRVCTPGPRPSRPPPRVHPGTPSLTPSPACAPRDPPSRPPPRAHPGTPTLTPSPACAPRDPDPHALPRVCTPGPRPSRPPQRVHPGTPSLTPSPACAPRDPNTPSPACAPRDPVPHALPRVRTPGPTLTPSPACAPRDPNTPSPACAPRDPDPHALPRVRTPGPRPSRPPPRAHPGTPTLTPSPACAPRDPDPHALPRVCTPGPQPSRPPLRVHPGTRPSRPPPRVHPGTRTRPPQRVHPGTPTLTPSPACAPRDPDPHALPRVCAPGPRPSRPPPRVHRDPTLTPSPACAPRDPVPHALPRVCTPGPDPHALPRVCTPGPEHALPRVCTPGPRPSRPPPRVHRDPVPHALPRVCTPGPRPSRPPPRVHRDPTLTPSPACAPRDPDPHALPRVCTPGPRPSRPPLRVHPGTRPSRPPPRVRPGTRTRPPPRVRPGTPTLTPSPACAPRDPTLTPSPACAPRDPVPHALPRVCTPGPDPHALPRVCTPGPEHALPRVCTPGPRPSRPPPRVHRDPVPHALPRVCTPGPRPSRPPPRVHRDPTLTPSPACAPRDPAPPPLRPTCAPPPPAHAQWRPSERGPGGGRGEGRGEGREPKARKAAQAQPPTSPRRDVTPPTLGPG is encoded by the exons ATGTG CTAGCAGGAAGCCTCCCCCAGGACAGTGTCTCACTGAGTGACAGCAGGTCCTGCCAGTGGCTGTGCGACAGACAGACCCACGGACAGTGCAGTGGCCAGTGGCGCTGTGTCCTGGCCTCGAGG GCGCCCACACCCCGTCGCCACGCCCTCCCCCGCGTGTGCACCCCGGGACCCCGTCCCTCACGCCCTCCCCCGCGTGTGCACCCCGGGACCCCGTCCCTCACGCCCTCCCCCGCGTGCGCACCCCGGGACCCACCCTCACGCCCTCCCCCGCGTGCGCACCCCGGGACCCCGACCCTCACGCCCTCCCCCGCGTGCGCACCCCGGGACCCCGACCCTCACGCCCTCCCCCGCGTGTGCACCCCGGGACCCCGTCCCTCACGCCCTCCCCAGCGTGTGCACCCCGGGACCCCGTCCCTCACGCCCTCCCCCGCGTGTGCACCCCGGGACCCGAACACGCCCTCCCCCGCGTGTGCACCCCGGGACCCCGTCCCTCACGCCCTCCCCCGCGTGCGCACCCCGGGACCCACCCTCACGCCCTCCCCCGCGTGTGCACCCCGGGACCCGAACACGCCCTCCCCCGCGTGTGCACCCCGGGACCCCGACCCTCACGCCCTCCCCCGCGTGCGCACCCCGGGACCCCGACCCTCACGCCCTCCCCCGCGTGCGCACCCCGGGACCCCGACCCTCACGCCCTCCCCCGCGTGTGCACCCCGGGACCCCGACCCTCACGCCCTCCCCCGCGTGTGCACCCCGGGACCCCAACCCTCACGCCCTCCCCTGCGTGTGCACCCCGGGACCCGACCCTCACGCCCTCCCCCGCGTGTGCACCCCGGGACCCGAACACGCCCTCCCCAGCGTGTGCACCCCGGGACCCCGACCCTCACGCCCTCCCCCGCGTGTGCGCCCCGGGACCCCGACCCTCACGCCCTCCCCCGCGTGTGCGCCCCGGGACCCCGTCCCTCACGCCCTCCCCCGCGTGTGCACCGGGACCCGACCCTCACGCCCTCCCCCGCGTGCGCACCCCGGGACCCCGTCCCTCACGCCCTCCCCCGCGTGTGCACCCCGGGACCCGACCCTCACGCCCTCCCCCGCGTGTGCACCCCGGGACCCGAACACGCCCTCCCCCGCGTGTGCACCCCGGGACCCCGACCCTCACGCCCTCCCCCGCGTGTGCACCGGGACCCCGTCCCTCACGCCCTCCCCCGCGTGTGCACCCCGGGACCCCGTCCCTCACGCCCTCCCCCGCGTGTGCACCGGGACCCGACCCTCACGCCCTCCCCCGCGTGCGCACCCCGGGACCCCGACCCTCACGCCCTCCCCCGCGTGTGCACCCCGGGACCCCGACCCTCACGCCCTCCACTGCGTGTGCACCCCGGGACCCGACCCTCACGCCCTCCCCCGCGTGTGCGCCCCGGGACCCGAACACGCCCTCCCCCGCGTGTGCGCCCCGGGACCCCGACCCTCACGCCCTCCCCCGCGTGTGCGCCCCGGGACCCGACCCTCACGCCCTCCCCCGCGTGCGCACCCCGGGACCCCGTCCCTCACGCCCTCCCCCGCGTGTGCACCCCGGGACCCGACCCTCACGCCCTCCCCCGCGTGTGCACCCCGGGACCCGAACACGCCCTCCCCCGCGTGTGCACCCCGGGACCCCGACCCTCACGCCCTCCCCCGCGTGTGCACCGGGACCCCGTCCCTCACGCCCTCCCCCGCGTGTGCACCCCGGGACCCCGTCCCTCACGCCCTCCCCCGCGTGTGCACCGGGACCCGACCCTCACGCCCTCCCCCGCGTGCGCACCCCGggaccccgccccccccccgctGCGCCCCACGTGCGCCCCGCCCCCTCCGGCGCATGCGCAGTGGCGGCCGTCCGAGCGCGGGCCTGGCggcgggcggggggaggggcggggggaggggcgggaGCCGAAGGCGCGAAAAGCCGCGCAGGCGCAGCCGCCCACGTCACCGCGTCGCGACGTCACGCCGCCGACGCTGGGTCCAGGGTGA